The following coding sequences lie in one Apium graveolens cultivar Ventura chromosome 3, ASM990537v1, whole genome shotgun sequence genomic window:
- the LOC141713753 gene encoding uncharacterized protein LOC141713753 — protein sequence MTNSGNIGEFNTHLRTVINGIKIKGESLDDVRVIEKLLYSLTRKFDYVVTSTEESKDLSTISIDELVGSLKAHEQRMNQYDDASHLEKALQSKVSIVDSSGSSGCVIGECGFRGGSRVGRGRERQSFNRGQNSEGFQSSSRGQNFRGRGRGGFQRGDKSQFQSYNCNRFGHFSYECRPPKVEERSHFTAAKEDKNVHTAMFLTYKEDEESKKNVWYLDSGASNHMTGHKDLFT from the coding sequence ATGACAAATTCTGGAAATATTGGTGAATTTAATACACATTTGAGAACGGTGATAAATGGGATAAAAATAAAAGGGGAAAGTCTCGATGATGTTCGGGTAATAGAAAAATTACTATATTCGTTGACAAGGAAATTTGATTACGTTGTTACTTCTACCGAGGAGTCAAAGGACTTGTCCACAATTTCCATTGATGAGCTCGTAGGTTCACTTAAAGCTCATGAGCAGCGgatgaaccagtatgatgatgCAAGCCATTTGGAAAAGGCGTTGCAAAGTAAAGTATCCATTGTCGACAGTTCTGGAAGTAGCGGTTGTGTAATTGGCGAATGTGGCTTTAGAGGTGGCTCCCGAGTTGGTCGAGGACGTGAAAGGCAGTCTTTCAATAGAGGCCAGAATTCTGAAGGTTTTCAATCATCTAGTCGTGGTCAAAATTTTAGAGGCCGAGGAAGAGGTGGATTTCAACGAGGTGATAAATCTCAATTTCAATCTTATAATTGTAATAGATTTGGTCACTTCAGTTATGAGTGTAGACCACCAAaggtggaagaaagaagtcattttACTGCAGCAAAAGAAGATAAAAATGTTCACACTGCTATGTTCCTTACTTATAAAGAAGACGAGGAAAGCAagaagaatgtttggtatcttgactcagGGGCCAGCAATCACATGACTGGTCATAAAGATTTATTTACGTAG